Proteins encoded together in one Lathyrus oleraceus cultivar Zhongwan6 chromosome 5, CAAS_Psat_ZW6_1.0, whole genome shotgun sequence window:
- the LOC127086955 gene encoding RING-H2 finger protein ATL40 translates to MSNFNDDQNHDDHNYYPFGNFYHGSSQSNFNKKILLTAIVSLVLVLILVLALHLYARYVLKRQARRRAAIHQLSLTVAHAHVQFADPSNTGLDPTLIATLPTFLFKQKGKQDEEQNNNIVECAVCLSLLEDGEMMRLLPNCKHSFHVGCIDMWLASHSTCPICRTKVEPRLEPETREGPTWFKPSSESTSDGGGSINESPKNISRLSSFQRILTRDRSSRRIQPSSTARVDIIIDRDLERQ, encoded by the coding sequence ATGAGTAATTTCAATGATGATCAAAACCATGATGATCATAATTATTATCCATTTGGAAATTTCTATCATGGATCAAGTCAAAGCAACTTCAACAAAAAAATCTTGTTAACCGCTATAGTTTCTTTGGTACTAGTATTGATTTTGGTCTTGGCTCTTCATCTCTACGCTAGGTATGTTCTCAAACGCCAAGCTCGCCGGAGAGCTGCCATTCATCAACTCAGCCTCACCGTCGCTCATGCTCACGTTCAATTCGCCGATCCATCAAACACCGGACTCGATCCAACGCTCATCGCCACTCTTCCCACTTTCCTCTTCAAACAAAAAGGAAAACAAGATGAAGAACAAAACAACAATATTGTTGAATGTGCAGTGTGTTTGAGTTTGTTAGAAGATGGAGAAATGATGAGGTTGCTTCCTAATTGTAAGCATAGTTTCCATGTAGGCTGTATCGATATGTGGTTGGCTTCGCATTCCACTTGCCCAATTTGTCGAACCAAGGTTGAACCGCGGCTCGAACCAGAAACACGCGAGGGTCCCACTTGGTTTAAACCATCGTCCGAAAGTACTTCAGATGGTGGTGGTTCGATTAATGAGTCCCCCAAGAATATTTCTCGATTGAGTTCTTTTCAAAGGATTCTTACCAGAGATAGATCTTCTAGAAGAATTCAACCTTCTAGTACGGCTCGTGTTGATATTATTATAGATCGTGATTTAGAGAGACAATAA